One window of the Chryseobacterium sp. CY350 genome contains the following:
- a CDS encoding PAS domain-containing sensor histidine kinase, whose translation MSTQETLSDKSFSADLLIKALALSPSPAAIYSDENMLIHFANEGMLALWGKDSSVIGKTLMEALPELEGQPFLALLREVWRTGKDYSVHEAPAKLIKNGIETLDFFDYEYKAITDENNKTWCILNTALEVTARREFLQQIKEKEEREHSLNEEMAATLEELTATNEELSSSLRQLAESKEYIRTIIEQAPVGIAMLKGPEHIIEIANPAILSIWGRTESEVIGYPHETARPELRDQPVNNWLRDVYQSGKPKINTEFTVKLRHNDGLREAIVNSIYQPFFSSNGEISGVLMIIEEITEQVLARRKNENDQSMLALAIDAGELATFYYQPATNLFSGNNLLKSWFGLASDENLDLSVAISAILPEDRDRVSTAIANSLATNSDGNYFIEYKIQNKADHKIRLLQANGRVFYDQDGNALSLNGTLRDITQQKREEERKDDFMGMVSHELKTPLTSLKAYLQLLQRKGVQTESTMHHTIIEKSVKQVDYMNSMINGFLNVSRLDSGQMHIEKTVFDFKLLFSEIEDEILSTNHSRNFIFRKSDDISLTADRDKISQVLHNLIGNAIKYSPFDTVITVEYATDGNDLKISVQDYGIGIPEDDQQQIFDRYYRVKDQNSRSIAGFGIGLYLCKEIIDLHSGKINVKSTKNEGTMFSVILPIDGKKQIK comes from the coding sequence ATGAGCACCCAAGAAACTTTGTCCGACAAAAGCTTTAGCGCAGATTTACTGATCAAGGCATTAGCTTTATCACCATCTCCCGCTGCCATTTATTCAGATGAAAATATGCTCATCCATTTTGCAAATGAAGGCATGTTGGCACTTTGGGGCAAAGATTCGTCTGTGATAGGAAAAACTTTGATGGAAGCACTTCCAGAGCTTGAAGGACAACCATTTTTAGCTTTACTCCGGGAAGTCTGGCGAACCGGTAAAGATTACTCAGTACATGAGGCTCCGGCAAAACTTATCAAAAATGGAATTGAAACGCTGGATTTTTTTGATTACGAATATAAAGCGATCACAGACGAAAACAATAAAACATGGTGTATTCTCAATACAGCACTTGAGGTAACCGCTCGTCGTGAATTTTTGCAGCAGATAAAGGAGAAGGAAGAAAGAGAGCATTCACTGAATGAAGAAATGGCCGCGACACTTGAAGAACTGACGGCAACCAACGAAGAACTTAGCAGTTCCCTTCGACAGCTTGCTGAAAGTAAAGAGTACATTCGCACGATTATTGAACAGGCACCTGTCGGAATTGCAATGTTGAAAGGACCAGAGCATATTATTGAGATCGCCAATCCTGCTATACTTTCCATCTGGGGTCGCACTGAGTCGGAAGTCATTGGATATCCGCATGAAACTGCACGGCCGGAATTAAGAGATCAGCCCGTCAACAACTGGTTGAGAGATGTCTATCAAAGTGGCAAACCAAAAATTAATACTGAGTTTACAGTAAAACTTCGACATAATGATGGTTTACGAGAGGCGATCGTCAACTCTATATATCAGCCTTTCTTCTCTTCTAATGGCGAAATCTCTGGTGTATTGATGATTATCGAAGAGATCACTGAGCAGGTTTTAGCACGGAGAAAAAATGAAAATGACCAATCTATGCTGGCTTTGGCAATCGACGCTGGTGAACTTGCTACTTTCTATTACCAACCTGCGACCAATCTTTTTTCAGGAAATAATCTTCTCAAATCTTGGTTCGGATTAGCTTCTGATGAGAATTTAGACCTTTCTGTTGCCATCTCTGCCATTTTACCGGAAGACAGGGATCGTGTTTCAACAGCAATTGCAAATTCACTCGCAACAAATTCTGATGGAAATTATTTCATTGAATATAAAATTCAAAATAAAGCAGATCATAAAATACGGCTCCTACAGGCTAACGGAAGAGTTTTTTATGATCAGGATGGAAATGCCTTAAGCCTTAATGGAACTTTAAGAGATATTACGCAACAAAAAAGAGAAGAAGAAAGAAAAGATGATTTTATGGGAATGGTAAGCCATGAGCTTAAAACACCATTAACTTCTCTAAAGGCATATCTACAGCTATTGCAACGAAAAGGCGTACAAACAGAAAGTACGATGCATCATACTATCATTGAAAAATCTGTAAAGCAGGTAGATTATATGAACAGTATGATCAATGGTTTTCTCAACGTTTCCAGACTGGATTCCGGACAAATGCATATTGAAAAAACAGTTTTCGATTTCAAGTTGTTATTCTCGGAGATTGAAGACGAAATACTCTCCACCAACCATTCGCGGAATTTTATTTTTAGAAAATCAGACGACATTTCTTTAACGGCGGATCGCGATAAAATATCGCAGGTACTGCATAATCTTATCGGTAATGCCATCAAGTATTCTCCATTTGATACAGTGATTACTGTGGAATATGCAACCGATGGGAACGACTTAAAAATTTCTGTTCAGGATTATGGTATTGGAATCCCTGAGGATGATCAACAGCAGATATTTGACCGATATTACCGCGTGAAAGATCAAAACAGCAGATCCATAGCCGGCTTCGGGATCGGCCTCTATCTTTGCAAGGAAATCATTGATCTTCACAGCGGAAAAATTAATGTAAAAAGTACTAAAAACGAAGGAACTATGTTCTCAGTAATCTTACCCATTGACGGGAAAAAACAAATTAAGTAA
- a CDS encoding winged helix-turn-helix transcriptional regulator, with protein MYERKIPLTIDCGLHLTREILNGKWKPALLNAISMNVKRPSEMLRVLPEATRRVINVQLKELEEHGIIEKKVYHQLPPKVEYSLTELGWSLMPIIDAMNIWGDKNRNFLEKVIAQDPKTKEVSKSPCELIQPKKINEHSK; from the coding sequence ATGTACGAAAGAAAAATCCCTCTTACTATTGATTGTGGTCTGCATCTTACGAGAGAAATCCTCAACGGAAAATGGAAACCTGCGTTACTCAATGCGATCTCTATGAACGTAAAGCGGCCAAGCGAAATGCTGAGAGTTCTACCAGAGGCCACGCGCAGGGTGATCAATGTACAATTAAAAGAACTCGAAGAGCACGGAATAATTGAGAAAAAGGTTTACCATCAGTTGCCTCCCAAAGTAGAGTACTCGCTTACTGAATTAGGATGGTCATTGATGCCGATTATTGATGCAATGAATATTTGGGGTGATAAAAACAGGAATTTTCTTGAAAAAGTAATTGCTCAGGATCCCAAAACCAAAGAGGTTTCAAAATCTCCTTGTGAACTCATTCAGCCAAAAAAAATCAACGA
- a CDS encoding cbb3-type cytochrome c oxidase N-terminal domain-containing protein produces MKKRAPVSIHIFVTFGLLIMAFEMFAGDSDYLSSPLFWTLILIVTILLLIMNSIEDLVENENFKKLSEEEKQLFLKDKSTVYFEKLWNSAFKKQSQSEEKDILIDHGFDGITELDNALPRWWIGLFYFGIIFCAVYMTAFAFTDYAHPDAELNEETKIQLASINEYEKNTPAIDLQTAKYNADYITEGEQLFKANCVSCHSEGGKGGIGPNLTDKYWINIKEKTVFRNVFWMLENGSPNNPAMRPFIKEGTITGKNAEKIAAYIHHINQEKAPISEALGGAAPQGEPAKWEQISSAE; encoded by the coding sequence ATGAAAAAAAGAGCACCAGTTTCAATACACATTTTTGTAACATTCGGTTTGTTAATCATGGCTTTCGAAATGTTTGCAGGTGATTCAGATTATTTGTCATCACCGCTTTTCTGGACATTGATTCTCATAGTAACCATTCTTTTGTTGATTATGAATTCAATTGAAGATTTGGTAGAAAATGAAAATTTTAAAAAACTCTCAGAAGAGGAGAAGCAGCTGTTTTTAAAAGATAAATCAACGGTATATTTTGAGAAGCTCTGGAATTCGGCCTTCAAAAAACAATCTCAGTCCGAAGAAAAAGATATTTTGATTGATCATGGTTTTGACGGCATTACCGAACTTGATAACGCTTTGCCCAGATGGTGGATCGGTCTATTTTATTTTGGAATTATTTTCTGCGCCGTTTATATGACCGCATTTGCTTTTACTGATTACGCTCACCCCGATGCTGAATTAAATGAAGAAACAAAGATACAGCTCGCCTCAATCAACGAATATGAGAAAAATACACCGGCTATTGATCTTCAAACTGCAAAGTACAATGCAGATTATATTACGGAAGGTGAGCAACTATTTAAAGCCAACTGCGTGAGTTGTCATTCCGAAGGTGGAAAAGGTGGTATTGGTCCCAATCTGACAGATAAATACTGGATCAATATTAAAGAAAAAACAGTATTCAGAAATGTTTTCTGGATGCTTGAAAACGGCTCGCCCAATAATCCTGCCATGAGACCATTCATCAAAGAAGGAACCATTACAGGGAAAAATGCGGAAAAAATAGCTGCATATATTCATCATATTAATCAGGAAAAAGCTCCGATTTCGGAGGCTTTGGGCGGCGCCGCTCCTCAGGGTGAACCCGCAAAGTGGGAGCAGATTAGTTCTGCAGAATGA
- a CDS encoding alkene reductase produces MNNIVQLLLEEYQLGDLTLKNRIVMASLTRARATNSGLVPTAIMAEYYAQRATAGLILSEGTWVNPQSIGFINVPGIYTREQVEGWKTVTKAVHANGGLIFSQLGHIGAGAHPDLQNGEIPVAPSAINIQSQSFTPEGFKSTVTPRELTVDEIKKTIQDYKTAAQNAKDAGFDGVEIHAIAGMLIPQFLSIASNIRTDEYGGSIENRSRIIFEILDAVTEVWDSERVAIKFSPVMLSSVGIVKPDVETIALFKYILNKLSLYNLAFVHVVGPSEDLSDTPVRELQENYFSHFRKNYSGRILANLGFSKDSANAILEEGDAVLVSFGEPFIANPDLAERFRYNLPLSLSDRETFYSGGENGYTTYPKATYPD; encoded by the coding sequence ATGAACAATATAGTACAGCTGCTCTTAGAAGAATATCAGTTAGGAGATTTAACATTAAAAAACCGAATTGTGATGGCATCACTCACCCGCGCGCGAGCTACAAATTCCGGTTTGGTTCCCACGGCAATAATGGCAGAATATTATGCCCAGCGAGCTACCGCAGGATTGATATTATCGGAAGGAACCTGGGTAAATCCTCAATCTATAGGTTTTATAAATGTTCCCGGAATTTATACTCGGGAGCAAGTTGAAGGTTGGAAAACAGTAACAAAAGCTGTGCATGCTAACGGTGGATTGATCTTTTCTCAATTGGGACATATTGGCGCCGGAGCACACCCGGATCTGCAAAACGGAGAAATTCCTGTCGCACCGTCGGCCATCAATATACAATCGCAATCTTTTACTCCGGAGGGTTTCAAAAGTACCGTTACGCCACGCGAACTTACTGTTGACGAAATAAAAAAAACTATTCAGGACTATAAAACAGCTGCTCAAAATGCAAAAGATGCTGGTTTTGATGGCGTTGAGATTCACGCAATTGCCGGAATGCTTATTCCACAATTTCTGAGTATCGCTAGCAATATACGTACTGATGAATATGGCGGTAGTATTGAAAACCGCTCCCGTATTATCTTTGAAATTCTGGATGCCGTCACGGAAGTTTGGGATTCTGAACGAGTTGCGATAAAATTCAGTCCAGTGATGCTTAGCAGTGTGGGAATTGTAAAGCCTGATGTTGAAACGATCGCTTTATTTAAATATATTTTAAACAAACTTAGCCTGTACAATTTAGCTTTTGTGCACGTTGTGGGGCCATCAGAAGACTTATCAGATACTCCGGTTAGAGAATTACAAGAAAATTATTTCTCTCATTTCCGGAAGAATTACAGCGGAAGAATCTTAGCTAATTTAGGTTTTTCAAAAGACAGCGCCAATGCAATTCTTGAAGAAGGCGACGCAGTTCTTGTTTCTTTTGGAGAGCCGTTTATTGCCAATCCTGATCTTGCTGAACGGTTCAGATATAATTTGCCTTTATCATTAAGCGATCGGGAAACCTTTTATTCCGGAGGAGAAAACGGATACACCACGTATCCTAAAGCGACCTATCCAGATTAA
- the ccoN gene encoding cytochrome-c oxidase, cbb3-type subunit I, which produces MNTQQFHYDNNIVRAFIYATLAFGIIGFILGLTAALMLFYPELPEFLFGTDDTTIQSLRSGNIQGLINSQGAFGFGRIRMLHTSAVIFAFVCNSFFCGAYYSMQRLLKTRMYSDTLSWVHFWTWQIMIIAVVITFLMGINTSKEYSEHEWPIDILITFSWVIFGINMFGTIVKRRVRHLYVAIWFYIATWIAVAMLHIFNNLEVPLSFTGWKSYSAYAGVKDAMVQWWYGHNAVAFVLTTPVLGLMYYFMPKAADRPVFSYKLSIIHFWSLIFVYLWAGPHHLQYTALPAWAQAVGTGFSIMLIAPSWGGMLNGLLTLRGAWDKVRENPILKFFVVAVTCYGMATFEGPLLATKSLNKIGHYTDWVIGHVHLGALGWNGFMAFGVVYYLVPVMWKTEIWSKKLANWHFWLGTLGIIFYAVPMYIAGFTQGLMWKQFNPDGTLLWKNWLDTVTAIIPYFKLRFLGGLFYLAGAILMVINVVKTIKAGSFQKNVAAEAPALANIGTARKQGEGVHLWLERTPHLLSILAFLAIAIGGLVEIVPTLTVKSNLPQISAVKPYTPLELEGRDLYIREGCNSCHSQMIRPFRDEVMRFDGKNGQYSKAGEFVYDRPFLWGSKRTGPDLQREGGRNPDSWHFKHMYNPRITSAGSIMPRFPWLITNQLNRDQMVDKIKMMKNTFDMPYTKAQIDSADRWADNQSSAIVRRIYAEAADVKEQMEKEKSVKRDAFIPLEKREIIAIIAYLQRLGTDIRTSDIKTASTQ; this is translated from the coding sequence ATGAACACGCAACAATTTCACTATGACAATAATATTGTCAGGGCATTTATCTATGCCACGCTCGCATTCGGAATTATTGGTTTTATTTTAGGACTTACAGCAGCCTTAATGCTGTTTTATCCTGAATTACCCGAATTTTTATTCGGAACCGACGACACAACGATACAGAGTCTACGAAGCGGAAATATTCAGGGACTGATCAATTCGCAGGGAGCCTTCGGATTTGGTAGAATCAGAATGCTTCATACGAGCGCGGTTATTTTTGCATTTGTCTGTAATTCATTCTTTTGCGGAGCTTATTACAGTATGCAAAGATTACTGAAGACCAGAATGTACAGCGATACATTATCGTGGGTTCATTTCTGGACCTGGCAAATCATGATCATTGCCGTTGTTATCACTTTTCTTATGGGAATCAATACCTCAAAAGAATACTCTGAACACGAATGGCCGATTGATATTCTGATTACTTTTTCGTGGGTAATCTTCGGAATTAATATGTTTGGAACTATTGTCAAAAGAAGAGTGCGACATCTTTATGTTGCGATTTGGTTCTACATCGCAACTTGGATCGCGGTAGCGATGCTTCATATTTTTAATAATCTGGAAGTTCCATTATCATTTACAGGCTGGAAATCTTACTCAGCATACGCAGGCGTAAAAGATGCTATGGTTCAATGGTGGTACGGTCACAACGCAGTCGCCTTCGTTCTTACAACACCTGTTTTGGGATTAATGTATTACTTCATGCCCAAAGCTGCGGATCGACCTGTATTTTCGTATAAATTATCTATCATCCACTTTTGGTCTCTCATCTTCGTTTATCTTTGGGCAGGACCTCATCACCTTCAATATACCGCTTTACCTGCTTGGGCTCAGGCAGTTGGAACAGGATTTTCTATCATGCTGATTGCGCCCTCATGGGGCGGAATGCTCAATGGACTTTTGACTTTAAGAGGAGCATGGGATAAGGTAAGAGAGAACCCTATCCTCAAATTTTTTGTTGTTGCCGTTACCTGCTACGGAATGGCTACTTTCGAAGGACCTTTATTAGCAACGAAATCTTTAAATAAAATTGGTCACTATACCGATTGGGTCATTGGTCATGTACATTTAGGAGCTTTAGGATGGAACGGTTTTATGGCATTCGGGGTGGTATATTATCTGGTTCCGGTGATGTGGAAAACAGAAATTTGGTCAAAGAAACTGGCGAACTGGCATTTCTGGCTGGGGACATTAGGAATTATTTTCTATGCGGTTCCGATGTACATTGCAGGATTTACACAGGGATTGATGTGGAAACAATTTAATCCGGACGGTACTTTACTCTGGAAAAACTGGCTCGATACCGTGACGGCAATCATTCCTTATTTTAAATTAAGATTTTTAGGAGGTCTTTTCTATCTGGCTGGAGCTATACTAATGGTTATCAACGTTGTGAAAACAATAAAAGCAGGTTCGTTCCAAAAAAACGTTGCCGCAGAAGCGCCCGCATTGGCAAACATAGGTACCGCAAGGAAACAGGGCGAAGGCGTACATCTTTGGTTAGAAAGAACACCGCATCTGTTATCAATTTTAGCTTTTTTAGCGATAGCAATTGGTGGATTGGTAGAAATAGTTCCTACTTTGACGGTGAAGAGTAATTTACCTCAAATCTCAGCAGTAAAACCCTACACGCCTCTTGAATTGGAGGGAAGAGACCTGTATATCCGCGAAGGTTGTAATTCCTGTCATTCACAAATGATACGGCCTTTCAGAGACGAGGTTATGCGATTCGACGGTAAAAACGGACAGTATTCTAAAGCGGGAGAGTTTGTCTACGACAGACCTTTTCTCTGGGGATCGAAAAGAACAGGACCGGATTTGCAGAGAGAAGGCGGCAGAAATCCGGATTCCTGGCACTTCAAACACATGTACAATCCAAGAATTACTTCAGCAGGATCAATTATGCCCCGTTTTCCGTGGCTGATTACCAATCAACTGAACCGTGATCAGATGGTTGATAAAATTAAAATGATGAAAAATACTTTCGATATGCCTTATACAAAAGCACAGATCGATTCTGCAGATCGGTGGGCAGATAATCAGTCGAGTGCGATTGTGAGAAGAATCTATGCAGAAGCTGCCGACGTAAAAGAGCAGATGGAAAAAGAAAAAAGCGTAAAAAGAGATGCCTTTATTCCCCTCGAAAAAAGAGAAATCATTGCTATCATCGCTTATCTGCAAAGATTGGGTACAGACATCAGAACAAGTGATATTAAAACTGCGAGCACGCAATAA
- a CDS encoding helix-turn-helix domain-containing protein, protein MKVCGQSIRKIRRERDLTQEYMAFEMGISQKAYSDIENSKVKINLEILTKVSSILKIKPSEVCSISDQCAEGDLAKKYHELLDFIKKNNLPLPEGHL, encoded by the coding sequence ATGAAAGTTTGTGGACAAAGCATCAGAAAAATAAGAAGAGAAAGAGATCTTACTCAGGAATATATGGCTTTCGAAATGGGAATTTCACAAAAAGCATATTCGGATATCGAAAATTCTAAAGTAAAAATCAATCTCGAAATTCTGACTAAAGTATCTTCTATTCTAAAGATAAAACCTTCTGAAGTCTGCAGTATTTCAGACCAATGCGCAGAAGGCGATCTCGCCAAAAAATATCATGAGTTACTAGACTTTATCAAAAAAAATAATCTTCCGTTGCCTGAAGGACATTTGTAA